In Bernardetia litoralis DSM 6794, the genomic window AGAAAAAGCAAAAGAAAACCTCAAAAATAAACTCAAAGGTTTGGGAGGTTTTGGGAAGAAAAAATAATTTTTAGTGCTTAATTATTAGTTATGAAAAAATCCATTATTTACTTTTTATGTAAATAATGGATTCTTTATATTATTTCAATACGAATTTTGTTCGTTCTCCTGCCGTTGTCGGTGTCTCACCGACGACTTACAAACTATTCTCTATCAAAACTCAAACGCATTCCTTTTTCACTCTCATCAAATTTTCCATTTTGATATGCCAAGTGTCCAGAAACAATTGTATGTGTAATTTCAGAATCAAAAGTAGTTCCTTCAAAAGGTGACCATTTACATTTATATTCTAAATTTTCTTTGGTTACAGTTGTTGTTTTTTCCAAATCAAAAAGAACTAAATCAGCAAAATAACCTTCTCTTACAAAACCTCTTTCTTTTACTTGAAAACAAACTGCAGGCGCATGAGCCATTTTTTCAGCTATTTTTTCTAATGAAATTTTATTTTGTTTGTAGGCTTCCAAAAGCATCAAAAGAGAATGTTGAACCAAAGGCACACCAGAAGGCGCATTCCAATAATTGCCTTGTTTTTCTTCCCATGTGTGTGGGGCGTGGTCAGTCGCAATAATGTCCAAACGGTCATCTAAAAGTCCTTTCCAAAGCCCTTCTTTATTGGAGGCTTCTTTGACAGCAGGATTACATTTTACTTGAGAACCCAGTTTTTCATAATCCGTAGCATCAAACCAAAGATGATGAACACAAACTTCTGCTGTAATTCTTTTTTCAGCCAAAGGAATTTTATTTGTAAACAAATCAAGTTCTTTTGCTGTCGAAATGTGCAAAATATGCAAACGAGTATTGTATTTTTTTGCTAATTCTACTGCCAAACTAGATGACTTATAACAGGCTTCTACATTTCTAATTTCTGGATGCAAACTCATCGGAACATCATCGCCATATTTTTCTTTTGCCAGCCTAGAATTTTCTCTAACTGTTTCCTCATCTTCACAATGCGTAGCAATCAGCATATCGGTTTGGCTAAAAATAGTTTCCAAAACTTGTCTGTTGTCCACAAGCATATCGCCAGTAGAAGAACCCATAAATATTTTAAGACCACACACGTTATTCTTATCTGTCTTCAAAACTTCTTCCAAATTCTCATTCGAAACGCCCATAAAAAACGAATAATTAGCAATAGAATCCTTTGCACCAATTTCATATTTATCTGCTAATAATTTTTGTGTTAGAGCTTGAGGTTTTGTATTTGGCATTTCCATAAAAGAAGTTGTTCCACCTGCAACAGCTGCTTTTGCTTCCGTATAAATTTGTGCTTTATTTGTAAGCCCTGGTTCTCTGAAATGCACTTGGTCATCGATAACTCCTGCCATGGCATACTGCCCTTTTGCATCAATGATTGTATCAGCTTTTAGATTGGATAAATCATTTTCGATACGGCTAAATCTTCCATTTTCTATAAAAATATCTTTTTCTTCGATTTTACCTTCGTTGATGAGTTTTGCGTTTAGTATTAAGATGGATTTTTTCATGAGGTTTTTGAGTTGGTTATATGTTGTTTGTGAGGACACAAACAACGGCAAAAGAATGTTTTTTTGAGTAAACAGACAATAGCAAAAATTATTTATAGCCTAAAATTAGAGAATAAAAAATAGTCTTACAAAACTATATAAATGTTTATCTTTGTAGTAAAAAGGTTTTAAGAAAAATAAAAAGTAAAATACGATGAAAATAGTGTCATTTTTTGCAGGGGCAGGTGGTTTGGATTTGGGGTTTAAAAAGGCTGGTTTTGATATAATTTGGGCAAATGAATATGATAAAGAAATTTGGGAAACCTATCAAAAAAATCATTCTCAAACTATTCTTGATAAAAGAAGTATTGTTGATATTGCTACAAATGAAGTTCCTGATTGTGATGGAATTATTGGAGGACCTCCTTGTCAGAGCTGGAGCGAAGCAGGAAAAGCAAGAGGAATAAAAGATAAAAGAGGACAATTATTCTATGATTTTATCCGAATATTAGAAGAAAAACAACCCAAATTTTTCTTAGCCGAAAATGTAAGTGGAATGCTTATTTCAAAACATAATCAAGCCTTAGAAGGAATAAAAGAACTTTTTAGAAATGCAGGTTTGGGATATGAATTATCTTTTAAAATGCTGAATGCTTCTGATTATAATGTTCCTCAAGATAGAAAACGAGTTTTTTTTATTGGAATAAGAAAAGACTTAAATTTTAAATATGAGTTTCCAAATGAAAAATTTGAAAAAGTAACTTTAGAAACAGCTATTTCAGATTTACAGGACAGTATTTTACCAGCCTTAGAACTCAATAACACAAATGGCAATAATTGTAAAGTTCCAAATCATGAATATATGATAGGAGGTTTTTCTACAATGTTTATGTCAAGAAACCGAGTGAGAAAATGGGATGAACAATCTTTTACCATTCAAGCAGGAGGAAGACACGCACCTATTCATCCACAAGCTCCAAAAATGAAATTAGTAGAAAAAGATGTTCGTATTTTTGTTCCTAAATACGAGCATTTATACAGAAGATTAAGCGTGAGAGAATGTGCAAGGATTCAGACTTTTCCAGATGATTTTATTTTTTATTACAAAAAAGTAGCAGCAGGTTATAAAATGATTGGAAATGCTGTTCCTGTTAATTTGGCTTATTTTTTAGCAAAAAGTATAAAAGAACAGATTTTAAGCAATCAGAAAAAGAATTTCATTCAACAAGAAAAACTAACAGCATGACAAATATTTTAGAAGCTATTTATGCAATTATTCAAAATCCTATTTTTGAAATCAAATCATTTTATACTGGTAGAAACAGGGCAAATAGTGTAGGAGATGCCTTAGAAAATTATATCAAAGACGCTTTTGCAAACTCATTTCACATAAATGATGAAAAAGAACGAATGAAATTATTTAATGAAAATTTTTCATGGCTTGGCAGTCAGAATAATCCTCCTGATATTATGATAAAAGGAGGCGATGCTATTGAAGTTAAGAAAACACAAACTGCAAATACTAATTTGGCTTTAAATAGTTCTTATCCAAAATCAAATATTAATTCTTCTAGTCCAATGATTACACAAAGTTGTAAAAACTGTGAAGAGTGGACTGAAAAAGACTTGATATATTGTGTTGGACATACAACAGATACTACTTTAAAATCCCTTTGGATGGTTTATGGGAATATTTATGCAGCAGGTCATGAAACTTATGAAAGAATAAAAAATACTATTTCAGAAGGAATAGACACAATCCCAAATGTGGAATTTGCCGAAACAAAAGAATTAGGAAGAGTAAATAAAGTTGATGCTTTAGGAATTACAAATTTAAGAATAAGAGGAATGTGGCAAATTCAAAACCCTAGAAAAGTTTTTAGTTATTTACATATTCCAACAGAAAAAAAATTTGAATTGATTTGTATCATTCCAACAAGCAACTATAATTCTTTTGATAAATCTAGTAAAAATAAAATTGAATCAATCAATAAAGTGGGATTTACTATTCAAGACGAAAAGGTAAAAGACCCAAATAATCTCGCAAAACTAATTGATTGTAAATTGATAAAGTATATAATTTAAAAACACGTCAAAAACCCACTAAAAACCACCCAAAAAGCTGATAAAATTCATTGTTTAAGCACTTTTGAAAAGGTAATTTTGTAATGTAAAATCCAACTTTAGCATTATCAATTATGGATACTTTAGTAAAAGAAAATAAAAGCAAAACTATAAATAAAAAAGCTCAAAAAGTAGCTTGTTATCATTGTGGCGATGATTGTCCATCAAATCCAATTGAATTTGACGACCATGATTTTTGTTGTACAGGTTGCCAAACAGTTTATGATATTCTTACAAAAAATGGCTTAGATAATTATTACAATCTTGAAAAAGCAGGAATTTCGCCTATTTTAGAAAATCCTGAACAGTTTGCCTATTTGGATAATGAAGAATTGATGCGCCAACTTGTCGATTTTACAGATGGAAATTTCACACGCATTACTTTCAAATTGCCTCAAATTCATTGTGCTTCTTGTGTTTGGTTGCTTGAAAAATTGCCTCATTTATTCGAAGGTGTACAAGGTTCGAAAGTCAATTATTTGCGTAGAGAAGCGAATGTTAGTTTTTATAGTGGTAAAATTTCGCTGCGTACTTTAGTTGAAAATCTCACAAAGTTAGGCTATTCGCCAGATTTAAAATTAGAATCTAAAAACAAGAAAAAAACAGATAATTTGCCACCTAATTTTTTGCTTCGTTTGGGAGTTGCAGGTTTTTGTTTTGGAAATTTGATGCTGCTTAGTTTTCCCGAATATTTGGGTTTGCCAATTGCAGAAGATGACTTTCCTCGTTTTTTTGGTTATTTGAATATTTTACTGTCACTTCCTGTTTTGCTTTTTAGTGGTGCAAATTATTTCAAAGATGCTTTTTATGCCATCAAACACAAAACTCTCAATTTTGACATTCCGATTGCACTAGGAATTTTGGCTCTTTTTAGTAGAAGTATTTTTGAAATTATTAGTCAAACTGGAGCTGGTTATTTAGATTCTTTGGCTGCCTTGATTTTTCTTCTTCTGGTCGGACAATGGTTTCAACGTCGTACTTTTGATAGTATTTCTTTTGAAAGAGATTATCAATCTTATTTTCCGTTGGCTGCTCTTTTGGAAATAAATGAAGCAAATAATTTAGAAGATAGCAACATTACAACTAAAAAAAGTACAAAATCAATTTCTTTATCAGATTTACAAATAAATGATATTGTAATTGTAAAAAATGGGCAACTTATTCCTGCCGATGGCGAGCTTTTAGAAGGAAAAGCACAAGTTGATTATAGTTTTGTAAGTGGCGAATCTGAACCCGTTGCCTGTAAAGTAGGTGAGCGTTTATATGCTGGAGGAAGACAGTGGGGCGAGCCTTTGCGCATAAAATTACTCAAAACAGTTTCTCAAAGTTATTTGATGCAGCTTTGGAATAGTGATACTTTTGATAAAGATAATTCAAAATTACTCAAAAATCTAACACAGTGTTGGGGCAGAAATTTTACAGTTTTTGTTTTGTTGGTCGCTTTTGGAAGTGCTTCTTATTGGCTTTATTTTGAAGGTTGGCAAGTTGCTGTGAATGTTTTTACATCTGTTCTAATTGTTGCTTGTCCGTGTGCATTGGCTTTAAATGCACCTTTTGCTTTTGGAAATGCTAGACAAATTTTAGCAAAACATTTATTTTTCTTAAAAAACACAGATTCTATTGAAATGTTGGCTTCTGAAAAAGCACATCTTATCTTTGATAAAACAGGAACTTTAACTACTTCTACACCAAGCGCAATTTGGAAAACTATAAATGAAGAAAATGACTCAAAAAATAATGATTTAGATTCTAATTTGACCATTGAAGACAAACAAGCGTTAGCAGCATTATCTTCTTATTCTTTGCATCCAATTAGTAAGGCAATTTATGCAGCTGTTTCAGAATTTGGAGAAAGTATAATTTATGATTTTGATGAAAAAATAGGAGCAGGAACAAAAGCTAAAATTCAAAATTCAAAAAATGAAATAGGTTATGATGTATGGAAAATAGGAAATTCTAATTTTATAACAAAAAATAATCTTACATTTAAAAATTTAGAATTAGATAAGAATAATGAAAAATCTTTGGTATTTGTAAGTAAAAATGATGAACTCAAGGGCTATTTTGAATTATCTAATCCACTACGAAAAAATACTTTGAATCTCTTAGAAAAATTTAAAAAAGAGAATTTTGAACTTTCATTACTTTCTGGAGATACAGAGCGTGAAAAAATGCGTTTTATGGATATTTTTGGAGAAAAGAATATTCATTTCAATCAAAAACCAATAGACAAATTAGAATTTTTAAAGAATTTAAAAGCTAATAAAACAGAAGAAAATCAATCTATTTTTATGATTGGCGATGGATTAAATGATGCTGGCGCACTAAAACAATCTGATTTTGGAATTGCAATTAGTGAGAATCAAGAAGAGTTTTCTCCTGCTTGTGATGCCATTTTAAGAGCTGAAGCTTTGCCCAAACTTGACAAATTTATGCGCTATGCTCGCCAAACAATTTGGGTTGTTCGTTTTGGTCTTCTGATTTCACTTTGTTATAATTTGGTCGGTCTTAGTTTTGCAGTTAGTGGTACTCTTTCGCCTATTGTTGCAGCTATTTTGATGCCTTTGTCTTCAATTACAGTTGTGGGAATGGGCGTGTTTTTGACTTGGGTTTTGGGTAGAAATTTGTGATTTTTGACTTCGAAACCCTAAGGGTCTTTAAAGACCCTTAGGGTTTTATTTGACTAAAAATTGAATATAAATCTGTATGAAATCAATTCTCATTTTCCTTAGAAATATAATTTTATTAGTTTTTCCTTTCTTCCTAATGATAGTGATAAACGAAGCTGTCAGACCAAGTATAACAGAAAAACGGTTTCAAGAAAAAGAAATCATAGCTATTAATTCAGCCATAAAATCTACAAAAAAATGTTCGTGGGCGTGTCATAATATAGAAAATTATTGCAAAAATAATCATGTCAAATTTCTTCAAAATTACTTTGAGTTTACTGACCCAATTTATTTTGGAGTAATTCGTTTTCTGCAATCAACAGGAAAATACAAAGCTGCAAATATTGTGATTTTAGTGGTCTTGATTCCTTTCTTAATGTATTATTTGCTTATCAAATCATTGTCTTTACAAAAGGAAATTCAATTTTTAAAAAATAAAAATATAGGATTTTTTGTTCTAACAAATAATAATGTAACTGATTTTATAGCCCAACTTTATTTCTATTGTACTGATTTTATTATCAATCTTGCTAATATTTTAAATTTGTCATATTATGAAATTAATTTTTTTATTTTCTGTCTAGTTTATCCAATTTTAATTTTAGGATTCATTTTAGTTTTTCTAATTCAGAAAATAAGGTTGGTAAAAATAAAATCCTACACTCTTCAAGAAACAAACGACAAAACTCACTAAAATTAGATAACTATTTCGTAGTTTTGTCTTTACACTTTACTACAAAAATAAGACAGAATTAAAGGAATCGTTTTTGATGAATTTTGAGAATAAAAATATAGAACTCCCCAAATTTTTTGCTATTGATAATTTGATAGCAGCTTTACAAGCAGAATTTGATAAAAACAAGATTCGTAATATTTCTGCGTATCGTTCTTTGGGTACATTTGCTTCTCAGTTTCATAGTTTGCCAGATGAAAATTTGCTAAAAACGGCTATTTTATCACACCAAATTATATTTCCATTGGTAGAAAGTCTGTTTTTTGTAGAAAATACTAGTAATTTAGAGGGTGTTTTTTTTATAAAAAAAGATTCTGTATTTCAAAAGTTAGATGTTTTTTCTACTTATTTTAAAAATGGTTTTTTAGAACAATGGAAAAAATATTGTTTGTCTTTAAAGGAAATTTCTCATCATTTTTCTAAAGTCAAAAAAGAACAAATTATTGTTGATTGGCAACGAAAATTTGAGGTAGGTGTTGCGCCTTTGGAGTTTTCAAATTTTATTCAACAATCTATTGCCAATCTTGAAGCACCTTCGCTTTATCAAGGCACTTTTTTTCAAGATATTCAACCTTCTGTTGGAC contains:
- a CDS encoding dihydroorotase, with the translated sequence MKKSILILNAKLINEGKIEEKDIFIENGRFSRIENDLSNLKADTIIDAKGQYAMAGVIDDQVHFREPGLTNKAQIYTEAKAAVAGGTTSFMEMPNTKPQALTQKLLADKYEIGAKDSIANYSFFMGVSNENLEEVLKTDKNNVCGLKIFMGSSTGDMLVDNRQVLETIFSQTDMLIATHCEDEETVRENSRLAKEKYGDDVPMSLHPEIRNVEACYKSSSLAVELAKKYNTRLHILHISTAKELDLFTNKIPLAEKRITAEVCVHHLWFDATDYEKLGSQVKCNPAVKEASNKEGLWKGLLDDRLDIIATDHAPHTWEEKQGNYWNAPSGVPLVQHSLLMLLEAYKQNKISLEKIAEKMAHAPAVCFQVKERGFVREGYFADLVLFDLEKTTTVTKENLEYKCKWSPFEGTTFDSEITHTIVSGHLAYQNGKFDESEKGMRLSFDRE
- a CDS encoding DNA cytosine methyltransferase, encoding MKIVSFFAGAGGLDLGFKKAGFDIIWANEYDKEIWETYQKNHSQTILDKRSIVDIATNEVPDCDGIIGGPPCQSWSEAGKARGIKDKRGQLFYDFIRILEEKQPKFFLAENVSGMLISKHNQALEGIKELFRNAGLGYELSFKMLNASDYNVPQDRKRVFFIGIRKDLNFKYEFPNEKFEKVTLETAISDLQDSILPALELNNTNGNNCKVPNHEYMIGGFSTMFMSRNRVRKWDEQSFTIQAGGRHAPIHPQAPKMKLVEKDVRIFVPKYEHLYRRLSVRECARIQTFPDDFIFYYKKVAAGYKMIGNAVPVNLAYFLAKSIKEQILSNQKKNFIQQEKLTA
- a CDS encoding NgoPII family restriction endonuclease, yielding MTNILEAIYAIIQNPIFEIKSFYTGRNRANSVGDALENYIKDAFANSFHINDEKERMKLFNENFSWLGSQNNPPDIMIKGGDAIEVKKTQTANTNLALNSSYPKSNINSSSPMITQSCKNCEEWTEKDLIYCVGHTTDTTLKSLWMVYGNIYAAGHETYERIKNTISEGIDTIPNVEFAETKELGRVNKVDALGITNLRIRGMWQIQNPRKVFSYLHIPTEKKFELICIIPTSNYNSFDKSSKNKIESINKVGFTIQDEKVKDPNNLAKLIDCKLIKYII
- a CDS encoding heavy metal translocating P-type ATPase, yielding MDTLVKENKSKTINKKAQKVACYHCGDDCPSNPIEFDDHDFCCTGCQTVYDILTKNGLDNYYNLEKAGISPILENPEQFAYLDNEELMRQLVDFTDGNFTRITFKLPQIHCASCVWLLEKLPHLFEGVQGSKVNYLRREANVSFYSGKISLRTLVENLTKLGYSPDLKLESKNKKKTDNLPPNFLLRLGVAGFCFGNLMLLSFPEYLGLPIAEDDFPRFFGYLNILLSLPVLLFSGANYFKDAFYAIKHKTLNFDIPIALGILALFSRSIFEIISQTGAGYLDSLAALIFLLLVGQWFQRRTFDSISFERDYQSYFPLAALLEINEANNLEDSNITTKKSTKSISLSDLQINDIVIVKNGQLIPADGELLEGKAQVDYSFVSGESEPVACKVGERLYAGGRQWGEPLRIKLLKTVSQSYLMQLWNSDTFDKDNSKLLKNLTQCWGRNFTVFVLLVAFGSASYWLYFEGWQVAVNVFTSVLIVACPCALALNAPFAFGNARQILAKHLFFLKNTDSIEMLASEKAHLIFDKTGTLTTSTPSAIWKTINEENDSKNNDLDSNLTIEDKQALAALSSYSLHPISKAIYAAVSEFGESIIYDFDEKIGAGTKAKIQNSKNEIGYDVWKIGNSNFITKNNLTFKNLELDKNNEKSLVFVSKNDELKGYFELSNPLRKNTLNLLEKFKKENFELSLLSGDTEREKMRFMDIFGEKNIHFNQKPIDKLEFLKNLKANKTEENQSIFMIGDGLNDAGALKQSDFGIAISENQEEFSPACDAILRAEALPKLDKFMRYARQTIWVVRFGLLISLCYNLVGLSFAVSGTLSPIVAAILMPLSSITVVGMGVFLTWVLGRNL